Proteins from a genomic interval of Psychrobacter fulvigenes:
- a CDS encoding DMT family transporter, whose protein sequence is MANTDSAMSARQSWIGTIQIITAAICWGTLGIFSTYLNQIGFSGWQITILRIVTAAFLILVMLPKLWPHLIKLRPKQWLGLVLQSLIGVLSMSVCYFFAVIYVGAGPAVALLYTAPVFSLLFSAFFLNESITRQSALLALMAVFGVGLTMLGEQAQANWGIILGLLSGVCYSLYGVLGKRAMHYAHPAPLVFFTSIVISAGVLLLLPESYQTYEKLLTLPLLTWGYVLGLSLLGTVVPFALYMKALEKLPATRASVFTIFEPLTAIALSILLLHQALSWIQYMGVVLILLAALLNAVLNGTTTRVPRWLRRRQKV, encoded by the coding sequence ATGGCAAACACAGATAGCGCAATGTCAGCACGGCAATCATGGATAGGCACCATACAAATTATCACCGCCGCTATCTGTTGGGGTACTTTAGGGATATTTTCGACCTACCTTAACCAAATTGGCTTTAGTGGTTGGCAAATTACCATTTTGCGCATCGTGACCGCCGCTTTTCTTATCCTCGTCATGCTGCCAAAGTTATGGCCACATCTGATTAAGCTGCGTCCAAAACAATGGCTTGGACTGGTACTCCAATCTCTGATTGGTGTACTCAGTATGTCGGTATGCTATTTCTTCGCTGTTATTTATGTTGGTGCTGGCCCCGCTGTCGCCCTACTTTATACGGCACCCGTTTTTAGCTTATTATTTTCAGCATTTTTTCTGAATGAGTCCATTACACGGCAGTCAGCATTGCTGGCATTAATGGCAGTATTTGGCGTTGGCCTGACGATGTTAGGTGAGCAGGCGCAAGCCAACTGGGGTATTATTTTAGGGCTATTGTCAGGTGTCTGCTATTCCCTATACGGAGTCCTCGGCAAGCGCGCGATGCACTATGCGCATCCTGCCCCTTTGGTGTTTTTCACCTCTATTGTTATTAGTGCTGGTGTGCTGCTATTACTGCCTGAGAGCTACCAAACTTATGAGAAGTTATTGACCTTGCCTTTGCTTACATGGGGCTACGTCTTAGGACTGTCCTTATTGGGAACGGTCGTGCCTTTTGCTCTTTATATGAAAGCGCTGGAGAAATTACCAGCTACCCGCGCTTCAGTGTTTACGATATTTGAGCCGTTAACCGCCATTGCCCTTTCTATACTGCTGCTGCATCAAGCACTTTCGTGGATTCAGTATATGGGCGTGGTACTTATCCTACTAGCCGCTTTGTTAAACGCTGTATTAAACGGTACGACCACGCGTGTACCGCGTTGGTTAAGAAGACGACAAAAAGTGTAG
- a CDS encoding amino acid ABC transporter permease, translating into MLASITSVLAELLALLPFMSPDRAQIVISSFWPMLKGGIYYSIPLALISFAIGMMIALTVALIRIVPRAGWFHEIVYRLARIYVSAIRGTPMLVQLFIIFYGLPSVGVKLDPFPSAIIAFSLNIGAYASETVRASILSIPKGQWEAGSTVGLTYLQTFRHVILPQALRVSVPPLSNTFISLVKDTSLASLVLVTELFKQAQIITARNYEFMLVYTEAAFIYWGICLILTFIQGKLETRLDRYVAK; encoded by the coding sequence ATGCTGGCTTCTATAACGTCGGTGCTGGCTGAGCTGCTGGCACTGTTGCCATTCATGAGTCCAGATCGGGCACAGATTGTTATCAGTTCATTTTGGCCAATGCTAAAGGGTGGTATCTATTATTCGATACCGCTCGCATTGATCTCGTTTGCGATTGGTATGATGATTGCGCTGACGGTGGCACTGATTCGTATTGTGCCCCGTGCTGGCTGGTTTCATGAGATTGTTTACCGGCTCGCTCGTATTTATGTGTCTGCGATTCGCGGTACACCGATGCTCGTGCAGCTGTTTATTATCTTTTACGGTCTGCCCAGTGTTGGCGTTAAGCTTGATCCATTCCCTTCCGCCATTATTGCCTTTTCACTGAATATCGGTGCTTATGCGTCTGAGACGGTACGCGCCTCGATTTTGTCCATTCCCAAAGGCCAATGGGAAGCCGGTTCAACGGTCGGGCTAACGTATTTACAAACCTTTCGCCATGTGATTTTGCCGCAAGCGCTACGGGTCTCAGTACCACCATTATCCAATACTTTTATAAGTCTGGTAAAAGACACTTCTTTGGCATCATTGGTACTCGTCACTGAGCTATTTAAACAAGCTCAGATCATCACAGCGCGTAATTATGAGTTCATGCTGGTCTATACCGAAGCAGCATTTATCTATTGGGGTATTTGTCTGATCTTGACCTTTATTCAAGGCAAGCTTGAGACCAGACTTGATCGTTATGTGGCCAAGTAG
- a CDS encoding amino acid ABC transporter substrate-binding protein, translating into MKRRTLLALAASTVLLAACGQSGNEANDSAAAGSDLLQRINNGGVINVGTEGTYPPYTYHDESGQLTGYDVEVTRAVAEKLGVDVEFKETQWDAMLAGLDAKRFDMVANQVSLTTPERQAKYDIAQAYSWSGAVVLAPKYDERYSSWDNLKGLRTAQSLSSNYGELAERYEAEIIPVDGMSQAIQLVKQGRADFTMNDQLAILDYLKKFPDSGLEIKLVAPADEQRGSGLVLLKGDDAVVAKLNEAMGELQADGTLTTLSEEFFGADISQQK; encoded by the coding sequence ATGAAACGTCGTACTCTTTTAGCCCTTGCTGCCAGTACTGTATTACTTGCCGCTTGTGGTCAGTCTGGTAATGAAGCCAATGACAGTGCCGCGGCTGGTTCTGATTTACTGCAACGTATCAATAATGGCGGTGTTATCAACGTTGGTACTGAAGGTACGTATCCGCCGTATACTTATCATGACGAGAGCGGACAGCTGACTGGTTATGATGTCGAAGTGACCCGTGCGGTTGCAGAAAAACTAGGCGTTGATGTCGAATTTAAAGAAACGCAGTGGGATGCCATGCTGGCAGGTCTAGATGCAAAGCGTTTTGATATGGTTGCTAACCAAGTCAGTCTAACCACCCCAGAGCGTCAAGCTAAGTACGACATCGCTCAAGCATACAGTTGGTCAGGTGCGGTGGTTTTGGCGCCCAAATACGATGAGCGCTATAGTTCGTGGGATAACTTAAAAGGCTTACGTACTGCTCAATCGTTGTCGAGCAACTATGGTGAACTAGCAGAGCGCTATGAAGCCGAGATTATCCCTGTTGATGGGATGTCACAGGCGATACAGTTAGTGAAACAAGGCCGTGCTGACTTTACGATGAACGATCAGCTTGCGATACTCGATTATCTAAAGAAATTCCCAGACAGTGGGCTTGAGATTAAGCTGGTTGCGCCTGCCGATGAACAGCGTGGTTCAGGCTTAGTACTGCTCAAAGGTGATGACGCTGTCGTGGCAAAGCTAAACGAAGCGATGGGTGAATTACAAGCAGACGGCACACTGACGACGCTGAGTGAAGAGTTCTTTGGTGCTGATATAAGTCAACAAAAATAA
- a CDS encoding amino acid ABC transporter ATP-binding protein: MIQVSNIHKAFGSNQVLKGIDLTIHKGQVVVILGPSGSGKTTFLRCLNALEIPDQGVITFDDGSLTVDFATKPKKKTLLALQRKAGMVFQSYNLFPHKTAIENLMLGPTVVQGQSKAQAREQALALLKKVGLSDKADLYPFQLSGGQQQRVGIARALAIEPSLLLFDEPTSALDPELVQDVLGTMKQLASEGWTMVVVTHEINFARDVADHVVLIEDGHVVEEGSAQQLFEDSKHPRTQAFLQRIEQ, from the coding sequence ATGATTCAAGTCAGCAATATCCACAAAGCCTTTGGTAGCAATCAAGTGCTCAAAGGCATCGATTTGACCATTCACAAAGGCCAAGTCGTGGTGATATTAGGGCCGTCAGGGTCAGGTAAAACCACCTTTTTGCGTTGTCTGAATGCGCTTGAGATTCCTGACCAAGGTGTTATTACGTTTGACGATGGTAGCTTGACGGTAGACTTTGCTACTAAGCCTAAGAAAAAAACCTTGCTAGCATTACAACGTAAGGCAGGCATGGTGTTTCAGTCTTATAATTTGTTTCCGCACAAGACGGCGATTGAAAACTTAATGCTAGGGCCAACAGTCGTGCAAGGACAAAGCAAAGCGCAGGCTCGAGAGCAGGCTTTAGCATTACTCAAAAAAGTAGGTCTCTCGGACAAAGCAGATTTGTATCCGTTTCAACTATCTGGTGGTCAGCAGCAGCGCGTGGGTATTGCGCGTGCGCTCGCCATTGAGCCGTCGTTACTGTTGTTTGATGAGCCGACCTCGGCGCTCGATCCAGAGCTGGTACAAGATGTGCTTGGAACCATGAAGCAGCTGGCCTCTGAAGGCTGGACGATGGTTGTCGTGACTCATGAGATTAACTTTGCGCGTGATGTCGCAGATCACGTGGTGTTGATTGAAGATGGTCACGTGGTCGAAGAGGGCAGCGCGCAGCAGTTGTTTGAGGACTCAAAACATCCGCGTACGCAGGCGTTTTTGCAGCGTATTGAGCAGTAG